The Kordia sp. SMS9 genome window below encodes:
- a CDS encoding S9 family peptidase → MRKEIPVPTIAKKPTTLEKHGDVRIDNYYWLNDRENPEVIAYLEAENAYNDTMTAHTKDFQKDLFEELKGRIKEDDSSVPYKLNGYWYVKKFEEGKGYPIHTRRKGSLDAPEEILFDVNEMAKEHAYYKLTGISISPDNTLAAFGVDTVSRRQYTIHIKNLKTGEIYQERIENTTGSATWAADNKTLFYTNKDEQTLRSEKIYKHKLGDAVANDEEIFHEKDETFITFVYKSKSKKYLIIGSYSTLTMEYRILEADNPDGEFRIFQPRVRGLEYNIAHYQDHFYVLSNKDASINFKLSKTPENNTGMEHWEDIVPHRPDVLLEDIEIFKDFLVLSERSNGLNKIRITRWDGTDDYYLPFDNETYTANTNINVEFDTEILRYTYNSMTTPASVIDFNMVTKDKEVKKEQEVLGGKFDKNNYVSERLWATSHDGTKIPMSVVYRKGIQKDGTNPLLQYAYGSYGNTIDPYFSSARLSLLDRGFIFVLAHVRGGEYLGRNWYDEGKLMDKKNTFTDFIACSQYLIEQKYTSSEHLYASGGSAGGLLMGAISNMNSELYNGIIASVPFVDVVTTMLDDSIPLTTGEYDEWGNPNEKEYYDYMKSYSPYDNVEAKAYPNMLVLTGLHDSQVQYWEPAKWVAKLRELKTDDNILLLHTNMDAGHGGSSGRFEALKEVAEEYAFLLDLENIKE, encoded by the coding sequence ATGAGAAAAGAAATACCAGTACCTACCATTGCCAAGAAACCTACAACACTTGAAAAACATGGCGATGTGAGAATCGACAACTATTATTGGTTGAACGATAGAGAAAATCCAGAAGTCATTGCTTATTTGGAAGCTGAAAACGCATACAATGACACAATGACGGCTCACACAAAAGATTTCCAAAAAGATTTATTTGAAGAACTGAAAGGTAGAATTAAAGAAGATGATTCCTCGGTTCCTTATAAGCTTAATGGATATTGGTATGTAAAGAAATTTGAAGAAGGAAAAGGGTATCCAATTCACACACGACGCAAAGGTTCGTTAGATGCACCTGAAGAAATTTTGTTTGATGTAAACGAAATGGCAAAAGAGCATGCATATTACAAACTTACGGGCATCAGTATAAGTCCCGATAATACATTAGCGGCTTTTGGTGTTGATACTGTAAGTAGACGTCAATATACGATTCATATCAAAAATTTGAAAACAGGCGAAATCTACCAAGAACGCATTGAAAATACCACAGGAAGTGCTACGTGGGCAGCGGATAACAAAACGTTGTTTTATACCAATAAAGACGAACAAACCTTACGTTCAGAAAAAATATACAAACATAAACTTGGCGATGCTGTTGCCAATGATGAAGAAATTTTCCACGAAAAAGATGAAACTTTTATCACGTTTGTATACAAATCAAAATCGAAAAAATACCTTATTATTGGTTCGTACAGTACGTTGACGATGGAATACAGAATTTTGGAAGCAGACAATCCTGATGGAGAATTCAGAATATTTCAACCGCGTGTTCGTGGATTAGAATACAATATAGCGCATTACCAAGATCATTTTTATGTGTTGAGTAACAAAGATGCTTCTATCAATTTTAAACTCTCTAAAACGCCTGAAAACAATACAGGAATGGAACATTGGGAAGACATTGTTCCGCATCGTCCAGATGTTTTGTTAGAAGATATTGAAATTTTCAAAGACTTTTTAGTGCTCAGTGAACGCTCTAATGGTTTAAATAAAATAAGAATCACGCGTTGGGACGGAACGGACGATTATTATTTGCCGTTTGACAATGAAACCTACACTGCGAATACAAACATCAATGTAGAATTTGACACAGAGATTTTGCGTTACACATACAATTCAATGACAACACCAGCTTCTGTAATTGATTTTAACATGGTGACAAAAGATAAAGAGGTTAAAAAAGAACAAGAAGTGTTGGGCGGAAAATTTGATAAAAACAACTATGTATCCGAACGTTTATGGGCAACTTCTCATGACGGAACTAAAATACCCATGTCGGTTGTGTATCGAAAAGGCATCCAAAAAGATGGTACAAATCCGTTATTACAATATGCATACGGTTCGTATGGAAATACGATTGATCCGTATTTTTCTTCTGCACGTTTAAGTCTGTTAGATAGAGGATTCATCTTTGTATTAGCACATGTACGTGGCGGTGAATACTTAGGGCGAAATTGGTACGATGAAGGAAAACTAATGGATAAAAAAAATACATTTACTGATTTTATTGCTTGTTCTCAATATTTAATAGAACAAAAATATACCTCATCTGAACATTTATACGCTTCTGGCGGAAGTGCTGGCGGATTGTTGATGGGAGCAATATCAAACATGAATTCAGAGTTATATAACGGTATTATAGCTTCTGTTCCTTTTGTAGATGTTGTTACCACAATGTTAGATGATAGCATTCCACTAACTACGGGAGAATATGACGAATGGGGAAATCCGAATGAAAAAGAATATTACGACTACATGAAGTCGTATTCGCCGTATGACAATGTAGAAGCCAAAGCATATCCAAACATGTTAGTGCTCACAGGATTGCACGATTCGCAAGTACAATATTGGGAACCAGCAAAATGGGTTGCCAAGCTTCGCGAACTCAAAACAGATGACAATATTTTATTGCTGCATACCAACATGGATGCAGGACATGGAGGTTCGTCTGGGCGTTTTGAAGCCTTAAAAGAAGTAGCCGAAGAATACGCGTTTTTACTAGACTTGGAAAATATAAAGGAGTAA